A DNA window from Chlamydia felis Fe/C-56 contains the following coding sequences:
- a CDS encoding ABC transporter permease produces the protein MLKYILKRLILIPLTLFAIVSINFIILNAAPGDVIEDQSVDAHGEAGRSDKIRAYKGPDRYLQFREHYGLTLPIFFNTRPSISHAKVKMGIQEIVDSFQNKTKTLSSSKLKIYWGDRAKFIMPALLFEASDNTKSPSYRHVAADLFIRGGIRQGIVGSGLSPEQYAYNEKVSKNNSFLVKLLAEEDIGIKVSSLKEWFHKEGGMETFSYKSFSWKTLLLETRFSRYMSRVLRLDFGTLRNDPHKTVVSEVVKRLRSSLTLSVLPMILVFVLCQVFGMIMALNRNQWLDHTLNFIFLFLFSVPVFVAVPWIIDKFVINKTIPFTSIPMPYSGLQSSPEIFNQLSSFGKILDTLTHSFLPFCAVSYGAFASQSRLSRSIFLEILGEDYICAARARGVSRSDILVKHVGKSAASSLITPLASSLGAILGGALIVETLFDIDGFGKFFYQAILNRDHNVVLFSVLVGSALSLLGYLIGDICYVLLDPRVQLEGRRI, from the coding sequence GTGCTCAAGTATATCTTAAAACGTCTGATATTGATTCCTCTGACGCTTTTTGCAATCGTTTCGATTAATTTTATCATACTTAATGCAGCTCCAGGAGATGTTATAGAAGATCAATCCGTAGATGCTCATGGAGAGGCTGGGAGATCCGATAAAATTCGCGCGTACAAGGGGCCAGATCGTTACCTGCAGTTTCGGGAGCACTACGGATTGACTTTACCCATTTTCTTTAATACCCGGCCGAGCATATCTCACGCTAAAGTAAAAATGGGAATTCAGGAAATCGTAGATAGCTTTCAGAATAAAACCAAGACACTATCGTCATCTAAGCTAAAGATTTACTGGGGCGATAGGGCAAAATTTATTATGCCAGCACTATTGTTTGAAGCTAGTGATAATACGAAAAGTCCTTCCTATCGTCATGTTGCTGCGGATTTATTTATTCGCGGAGGTATCCGGCAGGGAATCGTAGGCTCGGGGTTATCTCCAGAGCAATACGCCTATAATGAAAAAGTTTCTAAAAACAACAGCTTTCTTGTAAAGCTGCTTGCCGAAGAAGATATAGGAATAAAAGTGAGTTCTTTAAAAGAATGGTTTCATAAAGAAGGAGGAATGGAAACTTTTTCCTATAAAAGCTTCTCTTGGAAAACACTGCTTTTAGAGACGCGTTTTTCCCGTTATATGTCTCGTGTTTTGCGTTTGGATTTCGGGACATTACGTAACGATCCTCATAAGACAGTGGTGTCTGAAGTTGTCAAACGGTTGCGTTCATCATTAACCCTCTCCGTCCTTCCTATGATCTTGGTATTTGTCTTATGCCAGGTATTTGGAATGATTATGGCGTTAAATAGGAATCAATGGTTGGATCATACATTGAATTTTATATTCCTATTTCTTTTTTCTGTTCCCGTTTTTGTCGCAGTTCCTTGGATTATTGATAAGTTTGTTATTAATAAAACCATACCCTTTACCTCTATACCCATGCCGTATAGCGGACTACAGTCTTCTCCAGAAATTTTTAATCAATTGAGTTCTTTCGGCAAGATTCTAGACACTTTAACCCATAGTTTTCTTCCTTTCTGTGCTGTAAGTTATGGAGCATTTGCTTCTCAGTCGAGATTAAGCAGATCCATATTCTTAGAAATCCTAGGTGAAGATTATATTTGTGCGGCACGCGCTCGAGGAGTGTCTCGTTCTGATATTCTTGTAAAGCATGTAGGAAAGAGCGCTGCTTCTTCTCTGATTACTCCTCTAGCTTCATCTTTAGGAGCGATATTAGGAGGTGCTTTAATAGTAGAAACTTTGTTTGATATTGATGGGTTTGGAAAATTTTTCTACCAGGCTATTTTAAATCGTGATCATAACGTAGTGTTATTTTCTGTGCTTGTTGGGTCTGCACTGTCTTTATTAGGCTATTTAATAGGGGATATTTGTTACGTGTTATTAGACCCTAGAGTACAGCTAGAAGGTAGGAGGATTTAG
- a CDS encoding ABC transporter substrate-binding protein, whose protein sequence is MNKRCVIDKILKCVVIASLVLLYWSSDLLEKDVKLIKMKVRDVQEDIQELLSIVKQNNAARSSNTVHPSALSVATCANNLSEVGDPRYPNLLSPDPYRGKTLANLVGDGFVPKGILRTAHVGKPDNLSPFNCYAYVVQLYDLCVPGLANAHVGKHEEFSPALALKIEERGVADGSGDREFHIYLRPNVYWEPIDPTRFPKHVQLADDFMQPHPVTAHDFKFYYDAVMNPYIAEMRAVALRSYFEDIVSVTVENDLKFVVRWKAHTLVNEEGKEEKKVLYSAFFNTLCLNPLPRFVYQYFANGEKIVKDDSDPDTYRKDSVWAQNFASHWSMNYLVSCGAFCFSGMDDEKIVFTRNPNHYDPLEALVEKRYVYIKDNTDSLFQDFKAGKLDLAYLPPNHIDNLASFMRTPAYKNQAARGEAIREMVYPDRSYAYIGWNCYSLFFESRQVRRAMNMLIDRNRIIEECLDGRAHVISGPFSPFSLAYNQKVEGWHHSPEEAIRILEDEGWVDADGDGIREKVIDGAVIPFRFRLCYYVKSITGRTIAEYVATVCKEIGIECSLLGLDTADLSQAVEEKNFDAMLSGWCLGAPPEDPRALWHSEGAMEKGSANIVGFHNPEADKIIDQLSYEYDARKRMDLYHRFHEIIHEESPYAFLYSRTFSLLYKDYVKNVFVPKQRTDLIPDAQDEMVNLHTVWLDRKEEECSSIS, encoded by the coding sequence ATGAATAAACGGTGTGTAATAGACAAAATTTTAAAGTGTGTAGTTATTGCCTCTTTGGTTTTGTTATACTGGTCATCTGATTTACTTGAAAAAGACGTCAAGTTAATCAAAATGAAAGTTCGGGATGTACAAGAAGACATCCAGGAATTACTTAGTATTGTGAAGCAAAATAATGCAGCACGATCTTCTAATACAGTACATCCTTCGGCGTTATCCGTAGCTACTTGTGCTAATAATCTTTCAGAAGTGGGAGATCCCCGTTACCCCAATCTACTTTCTCCAGATCCTTATAGGGGAAAAACTTTAGCGAATCTTGTGGGAGATGGGTTTGTCCCCAAAGGTATTTTGCGTACGGCTCATGTGGGGAAACCCGATAATCTGAGTCCTTTTAACTGCTATGCCTATGTCGTACAATTATACGATCTGTGCGTTCCCGGACTGGCAAATGCTCATGTGGGAAAACATGAGGAATTTTCTCCAGCGCTAGCTTTGAAAATAGAAGAGCGCGGTGTTGCAGACGGCTCAGGTGATCGCGAGTTTCATATTTATTTACGCCCAAATGTATATTGGGAGCCTATTGATCCGACTCGTTTCCCCAAACATGTGCAGTTAGCTGATGATTTCATGCAACCCCATCCCGTGACAGCACATGATTTTAAATTCTACTACGATGCTGTAATGAATCCCTATATTGCAGAAATGCGCGCAGTAGCTTTGCGTTCGTATTTTGAAGATATTGTGTCTGTTACAGTAGAAAATGATTTAAAATTTGTGGTGCGATGGAAAGCTCATACTCTTGTAAATGAAGAAGGGAAAGAGGAGAAGAAGGTTCTGTACTCAGCTTTCTTTAACACTTTATGTCTAAATCCCTTGCCTCGCTTTGTATATCAATATTTTGCTAACGGAGAGAAAATCGTTAAAGATGATTCTGATCCCGATACCTATCGTAAAGATTCTGTATGGGCTCAGAACTTTGCCTCGCACTGGTCCATGAATTATCTTGTTAGCTGTGGTGCGTTTTGTTTCTCCGGGATGGATGATGAAAAGATTGTTTTTACGAGGAATCCAAACCATTATGATCCTTTGGAAGCGCTCGTGGAGAAGCGCTATGTCTACATTAAGGACAATACCGACTCTCTATTTCAAGATTTTAAAGCGGGAAAGTTGGATTTAGCCTACCTCCCACCGAATCATATAGATAATCTTGCAAGTTTTATGAGAACCCCGGCCTATAAAAATCAAGCTGCTAGAGGTGAAGCCATTCGTGAAATGGTTTACCCAGATCGTTCCTATGCTTATATTGGCTGGAATTGCTACTCTTTGTTTTTTGAGAGTCGTCAAGTGCGACGTGCTATGAATATGCTCATAGATCGAAACAGAATTATAGAAGAATGTCTAGACGGTCGTGCTCATGTAATCAGCGGACCGTTTTCGCCTTTTTCTCTTGCCTATAATCAAAAAGTAGAGGGGTGGCACCACTCCCCGGAAGAAGCTATACGTATATTGGAAGATGAAGGTTGGGTAGATGCTGACGGTGATGGCATTCGAGAAAAAGTCATAGATGGAGCCGTTATTCCTTTTCGTTTCCGCCTATGTTACTATGTAAAAAGCATCACAGGTCGGACTATTGCAGAATACGTAGCCACGGTCTGTAAGGAGATCGGTATAGAATGCAGTTTGTTGGGATTAGATACTGCCGACCTTTCTCAAGCTGTTGAAGAAAAAAATTTCGATGCTATGCTCTCTGGTTGGTGTCTAGGGGCGCCTCCAGAAGATCCCCGAGCTCTTTGGCATTCTGAAGGTGCTATGGAGAAGGGATCTGCGAATATTGTTGGTTTCCACAATCCCGAAGCCGATAAAATTATAGATCAACTTAGTTATGAATATGACGCAAGAAAACGGATGGATTTATACCACCGTTTCCACGAAATTATTCATGAAGAATCTCCCTACGCTTTCTTATACTCTCGTACTTTTTCTTTGCTCTATAAAGATTACGTGAAAAACGTCTTTGTTCCTAAACAGAGAACTGATTTGATCCCTGATGCTCAAGACGAAATGGTTAATCTTCACACGGTTTGGCTAGACAGGAAGGAGGAAGAGTGCTCAAGTATATCTTAA
- a CDS encoding tetratricopeptide repeat protein, which yields MKLNNALPTLEALCKKTHQKLRQYLIRYGLLLFGSVLLMAVELGVFLYFFLFSGKTIVPAFCLACFFLTLFACLVARMYILSGKPDFFENLATSYLRDAQALFKGKQNVVEEQTHLASSATKLAIDLQNQEYTLLSSMLNFLPQQDVMRNFSCFCFWKDYFLFRECLLQKSIDAYIKVVQSIPVDLGAHVSLADAYVALSGLYADPRKYPEFDSNYWVPPGRYGEEVREKFFTTARRAIEEFKILNDYAPGNAWVHTQLAYSYHDLQMPLEEIQEYEMILKLKPADVETMTKLGILYFQQGMNAKGLRIYEELKKRDYKRSRKLIKFYGIEYNGY from the coding sequence ATGAAGTTAAATAATGCTCTCCCGACTCTAGAAGCTTTATGTAAAAAAACACACCAAAAATTACGCCAATACCTTATCCGATACGGACTGCTGTTATTTGGATCTGTATTATTAATGGCTGTAGAATTGGGAGTCTTCCTATATTTCTTCTTGTTTTCAGGGAAAACTATCGTTCCAGCATTTTGCTTAGCGTGCTTTTTTCTGACCCTATTTGCTTGCCTCGTTGCACGTATGTATATACTGTCGGGGAAACCCGATTTTTTTGAAAATCTCGCAACCAGCTATTTAAGAGATGCTCAAGCTTTGTTTAAGGGAAAACAAAACGTTGTTGAAGAGCAAACGCATCTAGCATCTTCAGCTACAAAACTCGCTATAGATTTACAAAATCAAGAATACACTCTTTTGTCTAGTATGCTAAATTTTCTTCCTCAGCAAGATGTTATGAGGAATTTTAGTTGTTTTTGCTTCTGGAAAGATTACTTTCTGTTTAGAGAATGCCTACTGCAAAAATCTATAGATGCTTACATTAAAGTAGTACAATCCATTCCCGTAGACCTCGGAGCTCATGTATCTCTCGCGGATGCCTACGTAGCCCTCTCAGGCCTCTATGCTGATCCAAGAAAATATCCCGAATTTGATTCTAATTACTGGGTCCCCCCAGGAAGATACGGGGAAGAAGTTCGAGAAAAATTTTTCACAACAGCCCGACGCGCCATAGAGGAATTTAAAATTTTAAATGACTATGCTCCTGGTAATGCTTGGGTACACACACAATTAGCCTATAGTTATCATGATTTGCAAATGCCTTTAGAAGAGATTCAAGAATACGAGATGATTCTTAAGTTAAAGCCCGCAGATGTAGAGACAATGACTAAATTGGGCATTCTCTATTTTCAACAAGGGATGAATGCGAAAGGCTTACGCATATATGAGGAGTTAAAAAAAAGAGATTACAAGAGATCTAGAAAACTAATTAAATTCTATGGGATAGAATACAATGGTTATTAA
- the hemH gene encoding ferrochelatase, with translation MVSVYLLANFGGPRHASDIEVFLTSLLTDRDVTGKFLPPFIHKRLFSFIAKKRVAKVLPQYNCIGGFSPIYRDTEDLADTLSLYLDAPVITFHRYLPDTHQLTVQRLKAFGDCPVIGVPLFPHFTYSVTGSIVRFIHAHLPLLNISWISHFGNHPQFIFCMIDHILKFLQSHDISIHDCCLLFSAHGLPMRYINKGDPYNKHCEKSFKTISERLPNIETHLCYQSKFGPGRWLTPSTKDVCETLKTDKTYVLIVPFGFTSDHIETLYEIEKEYIPILKAREYRALRVPAIYQSPEWAASLATIIQSTPRAEKESLIKP, from the coding sequence ATGGTTTCTGTGTACTTATTAGCAAATTTTGGCGGTCCTCGTCATGCTAGTGACATTGAAGTTTTTCTTACTTCATTACTTACAGATCGTGATGTTACTGGGAAGTTTCTTCCACCTTTCATTCACAAACGTTTATTTTCATTCATTGCTAAAAAACGTGTTGCTAAAGTTCTCCCCCAGTACAACTGTATTGGTGGATTTTCTCCTATATATCGAGATACAGAAGACCTTGCGGACACCCTATCCTTGTACTTAGATGCCCCCGTAATTACCTTTCACCGTTATTTACCTGATACGCACCAGCTTACAGTTCAGAGATTGAAAGCCTTTGGAGATTGTCCCGTTATTGGTGTTCCCCTCTTTCCTCATTTTACTTATTCTGTGACAGGAAGTATTGTGAGGTTTATTCATGCTCACCTTCCGTTACTAAATATCTCTTGGATATCCCATTTTGGAAATCACCCTCAGTTTATTTTCTGCATGATTGATCATATTCTGAAATTTTTACAATCCCACGATATCTCCATACACGACTGCTGTCTATTATTTTCTGCCCACGGGCTTCCTATGAGATATATAAATAAAGGCGACCCATACAACAAGCATTGTGAAAAATCTTTCAAAACAATTTCTGAAAGATTACCTAATATAGAAACTCACCTGTGTTATCAGTCTAAATTCGGTCCGGGGAGATGGCTAACGCCATCAACAAAAGACGTATGCGAGACGTTAAAGACAGATAAAACATACGTTCTTATCGTGCCTTTTGGATTTACTTCAGATCACATCGAAACTCTTTACGAAATAGAAAAGGAGTACATCCCGATACTTAAAGCTAGGGAATATAGAGCTTTACGCGTACCAGCGATTTACCAGTCCCCCGAATGGGCAGCATCTTTAGCTACAATCATTCAAAGTACACCACGTGCGGAGAAGGAAAGCTTAATAAAACCGTAA
- a CDS encoding transporter substrate-binding domain-containing protein: protein MKIKKSSKLYFLALLCSLPLVFLGCSREKKELLVGRDTTWFPKQFGIYTANINAFLNDLVSEINYRENLNINIINQDWLHLFENLDDQKTAGAFTSMLPSAEILDRYQFSNPILLTGPVLVVAEGSSYKSIQDLRGKLIGVYKFDSSVLVGQDIPDAVLKPYQHVPIALEALSSNCYDALLAPVIEVTALIDTAYKGRLKIISQPLNQDGLRLVVLRGEKDNLLEGFNMGLVKSIRSGKYQAIKQQYRLP from the coding sequence GTGAAAATCAAGAAATCTTCCAAGCTATATTTCCTAGCTCTTTTGTGTTCCCTTCCTTTGGTTTTTCTAGGATGTTCTAGAGAAAAGAAAGAACTACTAGTAGGACGGGATACTACTTGGTTCCCGAAGCAATTTGGTATTTATACTGCAAATATCAACGCTTTCCTGAATGATCTTGTATCTGAAATTAACTACCGTGAGAATCTCAATATCAATATCATAAATCAAGATTGGCTGCATCTTTTTGAAAATCTTGATGATCAAAAGACGGCCGGGGCTTTCACATCTATGTTGCCCTCAGCAGAGATATTAGATCGTTATCAATTTTCCAATCCTATATTACTTACAGGACCTGTTCTTGTTGTTGCTGAAGGATCTTCGTATAAGTCTATTCAGGACCTTCGTGGTAAACTCATCGGTGTTTACAAATTTGATTCTTCGGTACTTGTGGGTCAAGATATCCCTGATGCTGTTTTGAAACCCTATCAGCATGTCCCCATAGCCTTAGAAGCCCTGTCTTCCAATTGCTACGATGCTTTATTAGCTCCTGTTATAGAAGTTACAGCATTGATAGATACAGCATATAAAGGGCGCTTGAAAATCATTTCTCAACCTTTGAATCAAGATGGCTTAAGATTGGTAGTTCTTCGTGGCGAGAAGGATAACCTATTAGAGGGTTTTAATATGGGACTAGTAAAAAGCATTCGCTCCGGTAAGTATCAAGCTATCAAACAGCAATACCGTCTTCCTTAA
- the rsmD gene encoding 16S rRNA (guanine(966)-N(2))-methyltransferase RsmD — MKILAGKYKGKSLKTFSNSSIRPTCGVVKEAVFNICSAYVENALFLDLFSGVGSIGFEALSRGASSVTFVDSSAQAVRLIRANSQLINPDLPITIMKHEVRSAIQRLAKKDMSFDLIYLDPPYDLEDRYLAAVLRDIVVGKLLDKHGLLFLENASAEPILVDGLILKRRRKLGGTFLSEYVLEESLD, encoded by the coding sequence GTGAAAATTCTTGCTGGAAAATACAAAGGGAAATCTTTAAAAACTTTTTCTAATTCTTCGATACGTCCTACCTGTGGCGTAGTGAAAGAAGCTGTGTTTAATATTTGCTCTGCCTATGTTGAAAACGCACTATTTTTAGATCTTTTTTCTGGAGTAGGATCTATAGGGTTTGAAGCTTTAAGCCGTGGAGCTTCTTCGGTAACCTTTGTAGATTCTTCAGCACAAGCTGTACGCTTGATTCGCGCAAACAGCCAACTCATTAATCCAGATTTACCAATTACAATTATGAAACATGAGGTAAGATCTGCTATTCAAAGGCTTGCCAAAAAAGACATGTCTTTTGATCTAATTTACCTGGATCCTCCTTATGACCTTGAAGATCGCTATCTTGCAGCCGTATTAAGAGATATTGTTGTTGGGAAGCTTTTGGATAAGCACGGTTTGTTATTTTTAGAAAATGCTTCTGCAGAACCCATCTTAGTTGATGGTTTAATACTGAAACGAAGAAGAAAGCTTGGCGGAACATTTTTATCAGAATATGTTCTTGAAGAGAGTCTGGACTAG
- a CDS encoding metallophosphoesterase, producing the protein MQIYGIADLHLAIGVPEKTMEVFGEPWISYQEKIRERWQQTITPADIVLLPGDISWAMHIQEAKEDFDFLGDLPGTKYMIRGNHDYWSSASATKISHILPENLHYLAQGFAVIQPRIAVVGVRLWDSPTIRVAPQCFQAPHPEKERDYSEQDEKIFSRELGKLQRALGAVPKDIEQIIVMTHYPPISSDGSSGPVSQLLEADGRVSHCIFGHMHKVSSFLEGFGKIRNIEYKLVAADYIDFIPQVIM; encoded by the coding sequence ATGCAGATATACGGAATAGCGGATTTACACCTAGCTATCGGAGTCCCTGAAAAGACCATGGAAGTGTTTGGTGAGCCCTGGATTTCCTACCAGGAGAAAATCCGTGAAAGATGGCAACAGACAATAACACCCGCTGATATAGTTTTGCTCCCCGGAGATATTTCCTGGGCTATGCATATCCAAGAAGCTAAAGAAGACTTTGATTTTCTAGGGGATCTTCCCGGAACAAAGTATATGATTCGTGGGAATCATGACTACTGGAGTTCCGCATCAGCGACGAAAATATCTCACATTCTTCCCGAAAATCTACACTATCTAGCACAAGGCTTTGCTGTAATCCAGCCAAGGATAGCTGTTGTAGGTGTAAGACTTTGGGATAGTCCTACCATACGTGTCGCTCCCCAGTGTTTTCAAGCCCCACATCCAGAAAAGGAAAGAGATTATAGTGAGCAAGATGAGAAAATTTTCTCAAGAGAACTGGGCAAATTGCAGAGAGCTTTGGGTGCGGTACCTAAAGATATTGAACAGATTATTGTCATGACTCACTATCCACCTATCAGTAGTGATGGCTCCTCAGGACCCGTATCACAACTTTTAGAAGCGGATGGAAGAGTATCCCACTGCATATTTGGTCATATGCACAAAGTGAGCTCTTTTTTAGAGGGATTTGGGAAGATACGTAATATAGAATATAAGTTAGTTGCTGCTGATTATATAGATTTTATTCCTCAGGTTATAATGTGA
- the glgC gene encoding glucose-1-phosphate adenylyltransferase, producing MIENDFQGYPPNYQASHFYRDKVGVIVLCGGEGKRLSPLTCWRCKPTVSFGGRYKLIDVPISHAIASGFSKIFVIGQYLTYTLQQHIVKTYFYHGVLQDQIHLLAPEGRDGSQVWYKGTADAIRQNLLYLEDTGIEYFLVLSGDQLYNMDFRKIVDYALSMQSDMVIVAQPIQEKDASRMGVLQIDEEANLLDFYEKPQEEEILNRFRLSSQECRKHKLDPQYGNFLGNMGIYLFRRESLFKLLQEEQGDDFGKHLIQVQMKRGSVKTFLYDGYWTDIGTIASYYEANIALTQRPHPQVRGLNCYDDGGMIYSKNHHLPGTIVTDSMISNSLLCEGAVIDSSNVFHSVVGIRGVIGKNSIIDHSIVMGNDRYGNAHQNSLGIGDNCEIYKTIIDENCRIGNGVKLTNIQGYKDYDSPDGKLVVRDGIIIIPRGTKIPDNYVF from the coding sequence ATGATAGAAAACGATTTTCAGGGCTATCCCCCAAATTATCAGGCTTCTCATTTTTATCGAGATAAGGTTGGTGTTATTGTTTTATGCGGCGGCGAGGGAAAAAGATTATCCCCTCTAACATGTTGGCGTTGTAAACCTACCGTGTCTTTTGGTGGTAGGTACAAGTTAATTGATGTGCCTATTTCACATGCAATAGCCTCAGGATTTTCTAAGATTTTCGTGATAGGCCAGTATCTTACCTACACTTTACAACAGCACATTGTGAAGACATATTTCTATCACGGAGTACTCCAGGATCAGATCCATCTTCTAGCCCCAGAAGGGCGAGATGGAAGTCAAGTGTGGTACAAAGGAACCGCAGACGCCATTCGTCAGAACCTCTTATACTTGGAAGATACGGGAATAGAGTATTTTTTGGTTTTGTCTGGAGATCAGTTATACAATATGGATTTCCGCAAGATTGTAGATTACGCCCTGTCTATGCAATCTGATATGGTCATCGTTGCTCAACCGATTCAGGAAAAAGATGCCTCAAGAATGGGGGTTTTACAGATAGATGAAGAGGCAAATCTTTTAGATTTCTACGAAAAACCTCAAGAAGAAGAAATTTTAAATCGTTTCCGTCTATCCTCACAGGAGTGTCGTAAACATAAGCTTGATCCTCAATATGGAAACTTTTTGGGGAATATGGGAATTTACCTTTTCCGAAGAGAAAGCTTATTCAAACTCCTTCAAGAAGAACAAGGAGATGATTTCGGTAAGCATCTTATTCAAGTTCAAATGAAACGGGGATCAGTAAAGACCTTCCTTTATGATGGTTATTGGACAGATATTGGAACTATCGCATCTTATTATGAAGCAAATATTGCCCTAACACAAAGACCACATCCTCAAGTCCGTGGGCTGAATTGTTATGATGATGGAGGCATGATTTATAGTAAGAACCATCACCTTCCTGGAACTATAGTCACAGATTCTATGATTTCGAATTCTCTGCTTTGCGAGGGTGCTGTTATTGACTCTAGTAACGTCTTTCACAGCGTAGTGGGGATTCGTGGAGTGATAGGGAAAAACTCTATTATAGATCACTCTATTGTTATGGGAAATGACCGCTATGGAAATGCTCACCAGAATTCTTTGGGTATTGGCGATAATTGTGAGATTTATAAAACCATTATCGATGAAAACTGCAGAATTGGCAATGGAGTGAAACTCACAAATATTCAAGGATATAAAGATTACGATTCTCCAGACGGGAAGTTAGTTGTTCGAGATGGGATTATTATTATTCCCCGGGGAACTAAAATCCCTGATAATTATGTGTTCTGA